The sequence TTCGGCGAGGGCGGCGGCTGGGGGATCAGTCCGACGAACTACACGCTCCAGCTAACGGTCGGCGGGATCGCCACCAAGCCGGGTGTCGTCGACGAGGAGATCGAACCCCGAGAGTACCTCAGTCTCACAGTAACGTTCGACCACGATGTGGTCGACGGGGCGCCCGCTGCGCGGTTCGTCCAGCGGTTGACGGAACTTCTCGAGGATGCTCACGGGCTCTGAGAGGCCACTCGTCGATCGTCCCGTTGAACGGAACTAGCGTCGTCGCAGAGAGTTCCGTCAGCGAACCGATCCGGAGCGTTATGTCCCCTGTCGGTGACATCGCCTCATGAATTCGGACGAGTTAACCACCGCAGTCTGGGAGATAGATGAGGACGAGTTTCCATCCGACGGGTCGATCCGAGAACGGGCGCAGTTCCTGCTTCGATACGCGATCCTCGCTCCGTCCAGTCACAACTCGCAGCCGTGGCGATTTGCCGTACACGACGATCGAATCCGGATTTTCGCCGACGAGACGCGGTGGCTCGAGGTGGCCGATCACGACAAACGCGAGTTACAGATCAGCCTCGGCTGCGCCATCGAGAACCTCTGTATTGCAGCAGCCCACTTCGGATTCGGTTATCGAATCGAGTACGACGATGCCGGCGATGGGGACCCCATCGCCACCGTAACGCTTCATCCAGACGCGACCCCATCGAATACCCGACCACCGGGACTGTTCGACCAACTCACGGAGCGATATACGAGCCACGACCTATTCGAAGAGCGGCCGCTTTCGCAGTTCACGCGCGATATCCTCCGTCAGTGTGTCTTCGACAGCGACGTTTCGCTCCACTTGATCGAAGACTCGGACCGGAAGCGATCGATCGGGGAGTTACAGGCCGCGGCGGATCTGCGTCTGATGGACGACCGAGAGTACCGGAAAGAACTCGGCTATTGGCTCGGGATCGGCGCACTGGGCCAGTCGTGGCTTACGGCTCGTATTGCACAAGCGGTCGTGATCGCTTTTGACCTCGGGAATCGCGAAAGTCAGAATAATTCGAAGCTGATTCGCAGCGCTCCCGTCCTCGGACTCCTCGTCACGGAGACCGATGCTCCAGCAGCACGGATCAAAACCGGGCGAGTATACGAACGGGTGGCGCTCGCTGCCAGTGCTAACTCGGTTGCCACGCACCCGATGAGCCAAATTCTGGAACTTCCGGAAAAACGAGACGAGCTCGGGACTCTGGCAGCGATCGGCGATGGTGTTCCGCAGCATCTGTTCCGATTAGGGTATACAGATGAACCGACGGATCACATGCCGCGATGGCCACTCGA comes from Haloterrigena salifodinae and encodes:
- a CDS encoding Acg family FMN-binding oxidoreductase, yielding MNSDELTTAVWEIDEDEFPSDGSIRERAQFLLRYAILAPSSHNSQPWRFAVHDDRIRIFADETRWLEVADHDKRELQISLGCAIENLCIAAAHFGFGYRIEYDDAGDGDPIATVTLHPDATPSNTRPPGLFDQLTERYTSHDLFEERPLSQFTRDILRQCVFDSDVSLHLIEDSDRKRSIGELQAAADLRLMDDREYRKELGYWLGIGALGQSWLTARIAQAVVIAFDLGNRESQNNSKLIRSAPVLGLLVTETDAPAARIKTGRVYERVALAASANSVATHPMSQILELPEKRDELGTLAAIGDGVPQHLFRLGYTDEPTDHMPRWPLEKVLSTQP